In Lolium rigidum isolate FL_2022 chromosome 7, APGP_CSIRO_Lrig_0.1, whole genome shotgun sequence, the DNA window GGCGGGTGGGTGCGGGCCGGGCGCGAgcagggccacggggcgccggacCCCTTCGCCTTCCTCGACGTCAACGACGGCTCCTGCCAGGGGAATCTCCAGCTCTTCGTGAAGGGCGACGTTGTGGGCTACCCGCTCGCGCGGCTGACGGCCACGGGCACATCTGTGTTCGTCGAGGGCGTGGTCCGCAGGGACGAGAGGGCCAAACACGGCATCGAGCTGGTCGTGACGAGGGTGCTCGAGGTCGGGGAGGTGGACGCCGCCGCGTACCCGCTGCCCAAGACCAAGACCGGCCACAGCCTCGACCCTGCCTACATCAGGGACTTCGTCCACCTCCGCGCACGCACCTACCTGGTATGATACTAagattgttttcttttttctcatGCCTTGAACTTAATAATTTGTTGCAATCTTGCCAAAATAAATAAGTTTGTAGTTCTTGCGTAAGAATATCCAATGTTTGCTTTGCTCCTTTGTTAGAAATTGGTTATCAGACAGAATTTGCAGTGAAGTGCATTGACTCATTGTCTATAAAAAAAGTGCAGTACAGTCTATTGAAATTGGGTATCAGACAGAGTTTCGgtaattttgtattttgtggtATGTTCTTTCTGTTATTTATTAGGCTGATGAAATGTCAATTTTGGCAATtactagatttttttttgtgtgcTCCTTCTGTTCTTTTCCCCTGTTTTTGTCATCGGTATCTGATTCCTAGACTTGTAACTTTTGACAGATAAGTGCCGTGTTTAGGATAAGGAGTGAGCTCTCCTTTGCAACCGAGAAATACTTCCGGGACGAAGGCTTCCTGCACGTGCACACACCCATCCTGACCACCAGCGATTGCGAGGGCGCAGGTGAGATGTTCCAGGTCACCACATTGTTCAGCCAGGCCCAGAAGCTGGAGGCGGAGCTCAAGGAGAACCCGGTTCCAACACAAGCTGACATTGATGCTGCCAAGATCGTTGCCAAAGAAAAGGGAGACACCGTCGCGCAGCTGAAATCCGCACAAGCTACGAAGCAGGAGATCAGCACCGCCGTTTCGGACCTCAAGAAGGCGAAACAGGACGTGCTGACGATGGAAGAGAGGTCCAAGCTGAAACCTGGGATCCCACGCAGGGAGGATGGGAGTGTTGCCTTTGAGAAAGATTTTTTCAAGTGTCCCGCGTACCTCACAGTTTCTGGACAGCTTCATCTGGAGACTTTAGCTTGTGCTCTCGGTGATGTGTATACCTTTGGGCCAACATTTCGGGCCGAGCACTCGCACACATCGAGGCATTTGGCAGAGTTTTGGATGGTTGAAGCAGAATTTGCATTTGCAAACTTGCAGGTGATATGATCTTTCTCTCTCCATCAACTAATTTGGTCGGTTTACCAGGGTTAATTGGGTTATTTATCATGTCATATGAGACTCAGTACTGATATCTTCTTTCTGCTGAATTATTCAATATTCAACCCTCTGTCACAGGATGATATGAACTATGCAGAGAGCTACGTGCAATACCTTTGCAAGTGGCTACTTGATCATTGCCAAGAAGAGATAGAATTCATGGTCAAGAGTCACGATAAGGACGCAATGGAGCGCCTCAAGCTTGTTTCATCGACGCCTTTCGAACGCATTTCGTACACAAAGGCCGTGGAGATTCTGAAAGATGCAGACAGGAAGTTTGACAACAAGGTTGAATGGGGAATTGATTTAGCATCGGAGCACGAGAGGTACGGACACTACAATAGATATTGTTATTTATCTATTATTTTTGGCATATTTGGATTTGAAATAGTTTCTTGCAATTTGAAGGTATTTGACTGAGGTGGTGTTCAAGAAGCCTGTTATTGTTTTTAACTATCCCAAAGGAATAAAGGCATTTTATATGAGGCTCAACGATGATGAAAAGAGAGTAGCTGCTATGGATGTTCTTGTTCCCAAGGTACTATAATAATCTGCTAAACCATGATATTCAATCTTTTTAGATTATTTACATAGTCATAATCTGCCTTTGATGTACTCTCTCGATGTTATAATTGGTCTCTCTGAAATCATCATTGAATTGGCATTGTGCTTAGTAGCTTTGGTCTGTACTGAAAATTGACAGTATCTACTTTAATCCCTTGATGCAATCACTTATCTCTGGATGTCATGTTTCCTAGGTTGGTGAATTAATCGGTGGAAGCCAGAGGGAGGAGCGTCTAGATGTTCTGGAACAAAGGTACTGTGCTAAGTTGAACATTAAGCCTTTTAATATTCATGCTGCATGTTGTTGGTGATATTCACAGTTGAGTGAATATCATTCCCATATACTTTTATTACAAGTTCTTGCACAAATAGAAGCACCGTAAATGTATTTCGAAAAAAACATTGTATTGCTTTCTTTTGCTCACTTAAAATGGTAGATGAAAGGCGTCCGTCTGATATTGTTTGATACTGCTACTGAAGAGGTTGGGTATTTCTTACGCTGACGGATATGGCACAGCAATATGAACAGTAATTGCACTATACCGACAGAGTTTTGTTTCTGATTGCAAAAATATTCGTGATATTAAATCTGTTACTTTCATGAAAATTAACGTGCATTCGTatttccttgatcgatgatggaaCTGTGAAGAGCCCAACATATAAGAGTATGGTATGAATTCATCAGTCATATCCCTCTGATTGCACTGAGCTAATTAACTCTTGAACATGCTGTTGTGTAGGATACTCGACTCTGGCCTGCCCTTGGAGCGGTACGACAAGTACATGGACCTCCGGCGCTATGGATCTGTCAGGCACAGTGGGTTCGGTATGGGTTTGGAGAGGATGATCCTTTTTGCCACAGGTCTTGACAACATAAAAGATGTCATCGCCTTCCCGAGGTACCCTGGGAGGGCCGATCTCTGAACTTAGCTGAAACTGCTCCATGTTCCCTGTGTTTTAGGTTAGCGTCCAGGTGGCAAGTGCACATAAAAAAATACAGCAGGTTATGTTTTTTGTTCACTATTCAGTAGTTTTTCGTAGTTTGTCTTGAATTTCTCGAACGTACACACAACCATGAACCATGAAAGCTTGTTGTGGTGGAACACGTACAACGTTAATTTGCGCTGAGCCACCATGCATTGTCACCGTCGATGGTCTATTCTGTTGTGCTATGTGCCTATGTCGGCTGTCATGGTCAGCCACCGCCATTTTGAAGACTGAAGTAGCTAGTGAATTTCATACCATCGAAATGCGCACAGCTTCTCTTTTAATTTGACCTCACGTTGTTCTCTCTTCCCACTTTGGCCTCTGCCTTTCTACATGAGTTCCTGTGGCTCACGGAGATGGATCAATCAATCAAGTAGCTCGAGCGATTAAAAATGTTTGAATAACGTATCCATGGTCTATGGAGGCATGGAGCGTGCAAGGCGTCAGGTAGCACGCTCAAATGCGAAGTTAGCGGATGGTTCCGAGATCCGgcctaatgtttttttttttgcggggaaacaCTCGAGATTTTATTCCATAAACATAGGGTTACAATCAGCTAGCAATAGCTGTGCTATTACGTCTGGAAATTGATGTACCAAACATGCGGTGCCACCTCCAGTTCTAATGTTGGCCTCATTCTGCCATGTGCTCGACGGCCGTGTAACATGCAAGTAATCGGCCATCAACTGCTCAGCAGGCGACGGCAGGCGCGGAGGCCGGGCGTGGCAAGGCCGTCCAACGGAGCTTCCGCTTGTCGTCCAGGAGACCAGACGTAGTTGATATATAGGGAAGACACCATTACAGAGGCCATCGACGCGACGCTACATGGCTAACTAATTTTCCTGGCTACTTTAGTGATGCCCAAAGGGAATGATAGAGCAATCTTCTTCAACTAAAACCAGGACATGTGCAGAAATTAGATAAGACAGATTGATTTGTTCACAGCAGACTGCAGTTAGTGTCTTTTGCAATGAGACATACACATGGGAGCTAATATAACTTGGATCATATTTACAAATAGTAATGACACACGTCAGCAACCACAAGTGGATTTGCACTAGCTACCACAATATAATGAACACAAAACTGACAAGAGACCAAGATTACGAACGGTAAATAGCCGACGGTCCACTCTCGGCCCTATTAATAGCCGAGGGTTATTAAAAGTAGCCGATGTTTTATTAACTCTAGGGAAATATCATGATTCTAGTAGTGATCTTTGCTCCATTCAATTAATAACGAGTTAGACAAGGTCATCGGCCTCATGCCAAAATCACATAGCATCGGGAAGGTTGAGCTCCCATGGATCCCGCACCTGTCAATCCCCACTTGCTGGCCCCCAACCCCAGTTAGCTCACTCAAAAGCTTAAAGTAAATGCGACCACCATTGGCGTAGTTCTGCACAAGTCATGTAGGGGGGCCACTGCCCCCTTACTTTGAAATATTCACTGGGGAAGAGCCTCTCAACTCTTTTCACAACAAATAATGTCCCGTCATGTCCTTCAGAGGAATCACGAAATTGCGAGCCTCGGCGATCATGCTATTGTTTGTCATGACAATGGTGACCAAGTTAGCTCGGGTCTGTCCTGCGGCTAGATCGACCCATTGTTCTTGCGACACAGTACCATGAACCCGAGCGAGATCAGAGCCGCCGAAATGATCGCAACAGGGATGGTACTATCCAACACCAGAGTTAGTCTTCTCTTCCTGTTCCGATGGGCATCATTGGTAGGCGCGCTGAAGTTGGGATTGTCGGTGATGTTCACATTAACATCCTGGCTGAACGCAGGCAGCCGCGCTGCCAAGTTGTTCTTCGACAGATCCATCTTCTTCAGTGCCCTGAGTTGTATGAGGCAAACCGGGACCTGCCCGGCAAGGTTGttgcaaacagaaaagaaaaaaatagagagCCACTGGATGGTTTTTTGCAAATAGTTTAAATTGTGGTGGTTTTTTACATTTTTGTTTTGTCTCACAAATTGTATCTTCTGCCTGCCGAGTGTTCTGCCTATGGTGTCTTTTCTTTTAGTGGAAGAAAGCAGACGTATTTTTCTGGAACAAATATCTTATTATGTACCTTGTCAGATTATAGCAATGTCAGTTGGGGACGGATCTAGCAGATGGATCAATCGAGGAGCACCCCTGGCCACTCAAGGTCACATGCTTGCCGCATGAGAGTGAATGCGTCGAAGCAGAGTTACACTCCATCACTTCTTGAGGATCCTAACGCCCCTGATGCGAACAAGTCATGCATGCAGTAGTACACCAGAAATCTTTGGGCTACGTGGAGTAAGAGAGTTTCAGCGCTGGGTGCTAGAGTACTAAATACTCCGAGAGTTCGGTCAGATATATAGCCATGATCAAGAACCGATGTCTCCTAATTCCTAACCGCATACCATGACGAGTCGCAAGCAATCTAGGCATTTCAATCAATGCATGATACTATACAACATAATTCTATAGACAAACGGGTCGATCATCTCTTCAAGAGCTGGTTtatgaacaaaaaaaaaactaaatgggCTAGTTTATAATGCTTCAAAGCCCAAATGTCAACATGCTGTGGGGGTGGGGGGCAGTGGCCCCCCGAACTCAGGGTGGGCGTTCGGTTCCCCCGAACCGATCGGTTCAGTTATTCAGTATTTTAGAATTATCGGTTCTCAAAAAACGTGCACCGATCGGTCTGTGGAAATTTTAGGAACCGAGCGTTCGGTGCCCCGCCGATCGATGGGTTCGGTACTCGGTTTCGTACCGAAGTGGGCTGTGGCCTGGGTAATTGCCTCGTTGGGCTGGGCTGTGGGCATGTGGCCATCTGGCATGTGCTAGGCTGCTAGCTAACAGGGCTGATGCGAACTGGTCTGGGCGTTAGTTGTAAACTGAGATAGCAGAAAGCCAGAAAAATGGGAACCGCTGCAGTTTTCTGCACAGCGCTTCCCCTGTTCCTTATCTCTTTTAACAAATAATAACAGcaaaataataaacagaaattggACGTGAACATAGCAAATTCAACTCGAAACTTGACATCAAGCACACCAGAATAGTTCAGCACGAACAAATCACAACGACAAGTCTGAAAATCACACTTAAGTTCGCTAAAACGGAAAGGCAACAGCAAGAAGCACACAGGAGCAGTAGCGTCGCACCGCTGCCATCCGCCAACGCTCCATCTTCTAGACTTCAATCTTTATTGCTTATTCTTCAAACTTCATCAACCAGCTTTTAAGAACTGTATCAACCATATAAAATATCAGGAATATTCTAGATTGAAGATGGTGAAGGGGCAAAAGAACAATGACACTACTACTACCTCCTCACTTGCAAATTAATGAATGGCATGGCGGAAACAGTAAAACACTACAGTGGCATGGCAATAGAAGTACAACGTGCAGGCAGTGTCTGCATCTACTGAAGATCTTCTCTTATTGGTAATCAAAACACAAATACTAATTCAGTATACAAAGTTACAAAGATGTACAGTCGTGCAGGCAGTGTGTAACTTTGGATCTCGTGGTAGTGGCGTCTATGTCGTGGTAGTGGCGTCTATGTCGGTTTCTCGGTCACTTCGGTGCACCGAGGGGTTGGACCGAACTCACCGAAACAAATTCGGTTTTCTAGAACTGCTAACCGAGATTAGTACCGACGAATTCGGTGTCGGTTTTTTCGGCTTCGGTGCAGGTTAATACGGTTCGGTACATCGGTTTTCGGTTAAAACGCCCACCCCGACCCCGAACTACACTAAGCTCTGTCACTGAGTTGTCTTACACCAGATTGCCACAAAATAAGTCATGTCAAACTTGTAACagatcgatgatgaccttgaacGTAACGCACTACTTATTTTCTAGAATGCCGGCTACAATATATTATATAAATACTATTGTTTGTCTTTGGGCTCCTGCAGCAGATTGAGTTTGAGAGCAGGGGTGACTTTTCGTCAATCTGACCGTGGGTGCGTCGCTCAACCCAGCTTCCGTGAGGTATGGGCCTACTACTTGGCACGTCCAAAAAAGAATCGAAGAATACCCAACTGAAGCAGGACGCATGTACACATACATTAATTAGTCAACACTCAAGGAAATGCAAGTGTTTATTCTTGTTTGGTGGTACGGTCCAGATTGTGATTTGGTGTACAGAAGAGAGATTATTTAACTCCAAACTGTGCTGGGCCGGGAGATTGCGACTCCCTTAGCTTGGAGCACGAACATGATCTTTCTTAATTCATTATAGGAGAAACGTGATTACGGTGTGCATCCGTGCTCAACATGAGAGCCTCGAAAACAACAAGAACGCAGAATGTATAGACAAGCGCCCTTTAATACTTGCATGTCACAAACTAAGATCATTTCTTAGTCTGTTACTGATAAAAGGCGAGTGTGAACTAAAAATCGGTAGTTCAATCACATAAGATCCCGAAAACATCAAAATCTTATTATTGCAACATTATTTCTCAAGATTTGTGGCATGTAAAAACATCGATAGTCCAAACTTTTTTCTAGATAAATGACGGTATATATAATCGCGTTTCAGCATAACCAGAAAATGACGGTATATATAATGTTTATACACCGAGGTCTCATAAATAATTTCAGCATAACTAGAAAAAACAATATTGACAAATAGACCATAACAAATTCTTGTTAGCCGAACATATTCTTCTACAGAACTCTAGAGAGAAGATATATATTTACTCGATGCCCCACAGAAGATAGCACAAATAGACATAAATCACAAGAGCTAGGAGGGAGGAAAACATCGAGCTTAATACCCAATAAATACTACTTTCTTTGTACATGCAACACAATAAGTTCATACATGCAACACAACAAGTTCGTACATGCAACACTAGTAGTAATACATGCATCATCACTAGAGCATACGACTTCAAAACATATATCTTGACAAGCACCAAAAACATGAATCTAATGCAGAGGCCGGGATATGCTCCCCTTCTTGAAAAGAGGAGCGGCAGCTAGGGAAGTAGAAGTGCATAAGAAACGGCCACATATATCACATGCAAATACAAATTTCTGATTGGATCACTTGTCGTAAGTTAAGAGGAGAGACCATGCCACAGTTACTTTCATCTCACAGGAGCCGACCTTTAGCATCAGCTGGCTTCTACCGGCTTCACGGGGTGTGAAAACCCTATCATGTCTCATCGCATCCTCGTCGCTACCGCCGGGTAGCACTGCCGTCGCCGATACTCTAAGCTTTCCATTGACTTCGACCCCAACAACACGGCGAGAGAGCCTTACCTTTTTTCCATCATCTTCAACGGGCAATCCATCATCTCCAAAAGAAAGCAGCACGATTTCCATAGCATCCATGCTAGCAGTACTGACCGTAAATACACCCCCATATCCAGATGGCCATTCCCCAATGCTGACCTCCACACTGATTGTAGCCTCAACAGATTCGGCAATGTGCCCAACGGTCAACTCCAGCATGCTAAGCCTGCTAGACAGAACACGTTTCATGATGAACGAATGATGTAGGCCGTGTTGTATGTACCCGGCAGCTAGATAACTGAAATCTTTGTCATCGGAATCATTACTAGAATTGCCCCTGACTTTCAGCTCAGCTTCAATGTAAGAATGTCTCACCGACAACACAGCAGCACGAGAAGGACCGGTCAGAGTTAAATATGGATACTGCACGCCGCACACCACATGATTAGTAGCTATACTAACACAGTAGGACGATGCCAATGAATTCCGTAAATAGTGGCAGACTACATCTCACATATACCAAGTGTTATGCGAAAAATAAACTTAAGATTTACAGCATGCATGTATCATTCAAAAGACTCTTTTCCCAATGGCTTGCAAACGATAATTTTCAAGCAGGACTAAACAACACACAGCACAAGAAATTATATAGCCAGTacaaaagaaaaatgagaattCAACTCAAATGGATTTGGTGACTCAACAATCAACCTACTCATTAAGGAAAGGGGCCTTAATTTTCAACGGAAAAGCCAGATTATGGTAAAACGCAGGCCTGTATATTCTTCCTTAGGACAGACCTAATTAAGACTAAGTTGACGTCGAACTATGTATTATTCTCAATCTCAACAGTTACATTGGCAAAAAATAGGCAGAAAAACTCTGGTCAAATTATAACAAACCGGCAGCTAGCAATGGACTCTTTCGTGTGATCTAATTGCAGCCTTGTTGATCGCATGCCATAATATTTTTATAGCTCGAGCATTAGAATGACAAGCTCATGAGAATTGAGTTTTCCGACTCAATTTGTATAATTATTCAGTCTCTGATAGCATATTTTCAAAAACAGATAATACCTTTGAAAACTCTAGCTAATGTTAGGCAATATTTTTTCACCAGGCAACATATATCTACACAATATAATCGGCATTGTCAGAACGGCAATGAAATATATATTAAGAAAATCAACACAATATAATCGAGATTGTCGGAACTGTGATCAAATATATGTTAAGAAATATCAACATATATCTACACAATATAATCGAGATTGTCGGAACAGTGGTCAAATATATGTTAATAAATTATGGTAAAAGCATAGGCCTACATATTCTTGCTTAAGGAAAGGGGCCTTAATTTTCAAGGGCAAAACCAGGATTATGGTAAAAGCACAGGCCTACATATTCTTCCTTAGGACAGACCTAATTAAGACTAAGTTGACGCGGAACTATGTATTATTCTCAAACTCAACATTTACATTGAAAAAAAATAGGCACGGAAACTCTGGTAAAATTATAACAAAACCGACAGCAATGGACTCTTTCGTCTCGGGCATTAGAGTGACAAACTCGGGAAAAATCAGTTTTCTACTCAAGTTGTGTAATTATTCGGTCATATTTTCAGAAATAGTCAATAGCTTTGAAAACTGCAGCTAATGTTTGGCAATATTTTTTTCAGCAAGCAACATATATCTACACAATATAATCGACATTGTCGGAACCATGATGAAATATATATagtttcatgttttatgtttggtaccgtagatgttgatatttgagAAAAAAAGATGTACCAGATGGATTTTGGGAATGAGGGAGTAGTATTCATGGAAGTAATAATAAGAATGTATATGAACACACCTCCTCAGTGATGGTTTGACAGTTATCTCTTTTGCGGTCGAAAATAATGTTGCGATTATGGTCAACCGTGTCGCGTACCGCCAGCGTGCCGTATACATAGAGTGGCCAACTGACGCCCTCCTTTATCCCAGCGACTTTGACAGAGAAGATTTGCAGAGTTTCACGCGGGCCAGCAGAGTCATGCAGGTGGTCGGTGAAACGCATCGCCGGGATAGTAGCTGCAACAACGTTGATTCACCATTTAGTAAATAGATACTAGTAGTGACTGTAAGAGATATGGGGTTaacacatgcatgcatggtgtTGTGAACGGACAGAAAGAGCAACTGATTAATATTTCAAGAACCTGCAAGCGAAAGATTCAGAAAGAGGGTTTTAGAGTTTAGTACTACTAGTACACACACGGATCAACCGCACGCTTATTACAAAGAGTAAGAGCCAAATTAAGGAGTAGTATTACTGATGGTCTCGTAGGATCCGTAGTGTCCAGCGGCAGCGAATTCTGTGTTCCAGGAATCGCGAGCGAGACGAGCTTGGTAGGCGTGCCAGTCGGAGCGGGATTCCGACTCGGGTTCAGACTCCCTCTCATTTGCCCACGCCGCCAGATACGCCGCCGCCTTGTCCTCAGGCGGCGGCGCTCTCTCCTTCTCCATGCTGCGTTTCTTCTTCACCTCCTCCATTAACGCGATTCTCCTCACAGCCATCCTGCTTTTGCGAGGATGCTTCTTGTTTTGTTTCCGTCGCTGATCATCTTCTTCGTCATGTTTCGGCTTGACCAACATCTCCTTGTGATCTCTCGGCTGCGTTAGATTCTGCAACATCTTAGATCTCACCCGCGTGCAACTGCAGTTCCTCGTTAGATCTCCTGCTGCTTGGCATCTCCTGCTTCTCCGAATCGCATCCGATGTAACAGATGTGCTGGATGAGGACCAAAAATCCTATTCCGTTCCGGCTCTTATTCGGCCCAATGTCGGGGCACACTGCAGGCCTTTCCGGGCCGGGCCTGTTACCAAAGCAGGCCCACACGCCAGGATCTCTCGGCGCCCGCTATCctgctcgtcgtcgccgctcACCGTGTTCGCCTTCATGGACGCGCCGCCGTTGTTGTCCAGTAGCCTGAAGTTTCGGTTAATATGATTCCTGCCCCATTCGGGTAGAAATAAAACCGACCCAGCGGATGTTACAGACAAACTGAATGCTAGGTGGGAAGGGAAGTGCCAGGCTCAGAAATGGTAAGCCTGCTGAACTACTTGAGCTAAGAATCATGCCCCGTAACCACAGTTTGCTATGGATCTTTTCCTGTTTCGACCAGCAAGAATAGTCCTACAAGAAACATTTTATACAACTTCAAACTTGGATACCTACTCATCACTGCATACCTGTTTACATGTAACCTGATATCACGTTGTTTTTCTGAACAAATAAGTAAGTCGCCGGTTTTTCAGATGTCGTAGCGATTAACGGACAGAATACTCCCAGCCACAGTATTATACATGTCATGTGGTGTAGTGGTTCCCAAACTAAATCTGATATCAGTTGACTTGCAATAGTAAATCATTAGAATATGCCGTATCATGAGTGCACATGCTTATATATTAACAAGCCTTCTTATATAGTATCCTTACTGATGTCAGAACATGCTTCATTATCCATTACATTTGAACTTTgcaattgttaatgaatcaatttATTGGATGCACTCGTATGCATGTGTGGGGTACATGGTGCACACTTGTCTTCCACGGTGTGCATGTGCATGTACATGCACACATGTATCCAGCTATAGTCCAACGGAATAAATTTATACCGGATGCAGGGACAAAAATTCAGTAAGAAGCTCCTTAGGAGAGCATAGGTAGGAAAGCCTGAGGAGCCATTTAACTGTGAGTGATGCACAGCTTGAATCTATCCAACCCACTCACATGCATCCAAGGGTCATACTTTTCCTGATCCAAAGTTTTCGCAATGCGCCCCTTGGTAGGAAGCTTCCTAATGAATTTTAATCCAGGACTTAGTTTCTCCTAGCCTGTAACTGTTAGACCTGTTTTAGAGGCCATAGTGCTCAATTGTCGGGTGCTAGAAGTAAATACACAAAACTGACTGCAGAGTTATGTCTATTGTTGGATTGACATAGGAACACAATCCATGTTTTGGTGACTGAAACCTCTGTTGTTATATGCCTTATATCTTTCGCCAAAAGGTAGTGTTTAAAGTTCGTGGTTGGTAGTCGGTATGTAAGGCTATCAAATAGTTTGCTAGAGTTATGTCCATGTTTGTATGGTACACCCCACTTATACCATCTCCTCACTTGACACTTCCATTTAGTCCTAGGCTTGGGCCTGGACTTGTCATGCATTTAGGCGCCCAGCTAGACTTGTGTAAGTTGCAAATTTGTCAGATGTTATTATGCGTTAATTGATGTCAGTAGGATTGATGTTTGGTTTTCAAGTGGAATCCCTAGTGCTCAATTGGTAATCTGCTGAAAGTGAAAATCAAAGGTGGAGTTATATCTGTATGTTGTATTGGTATGGAAACACAATCTGTCTGTTGGTGATTGGAACGCTTTGTCAGTATACCTCTGTTTATATCTCCTTATTATAGTGTGGTTGGTAGTTGGTTCGTATGGCTATCCAATATTTTGCTagagttgtgttcatgtttataaCTCCTTATAGTGTGGTTGGTAGCTGCTATGTATGGTATATCCCACTTATACCATCTTCCCACGTCATACACTTCCATTTAGTCCTAGCAGGCTTGGGCCTTGACTTGTCATGCATTTAGGCCTAGCTAGACTTGTCTAAGTTGTAACATGGTCAGATGTTATTGTCTGTTGATTTCTGTCAGTGGCACTGATATCTGCCCATTGTTCTTCATTGAAATCTTGATCTGTATACAATTTTTCATTATGAATTAATGATGTTCTATACCTTAACTGTGGACTTGTGGTGCACAAATTAGCAGGTTTCTGTTCAGACTCACCGGGAGTGACGATGATATCAACCTGATGGGAAACGGGTCTGAAAAGCCAGAGTTCTCCGAATCGACATGGATTACACCTAATCAAGTGATTGAGAAGATGGACCATTTTTTTTCCAGCTGGATAATGCCCGACCCTCTTGTTTCTTGAATCTGGGGTACATACCTATTATAGTTCCATGTTGAACAGGCTGTTTAATTCAAGAAACCTGTGTATGAGGAGACACCAAAGCACTTTGCCCCATATCTACA includes these proteins:
- the LOC124671065 gene encoding asparagine--tRNA ligase, cytoplasmic 1-like, with the translated sequence MAMAPGEAPEVLDPPSRRTRIRAILDGGKAQAGRRVVVGGWVRAGREQGHGAPDPFAFLDVNDGSCQGNLQLFVKGDVVGYPLARLTATGTSVFVEGVVRRDERAKHGIELVVTRVLEVGEVDAAAYPLPKTKTGHSLDPAYIRDFVHLRARTYLISAVFRIRSELSFATEKYFRDEGFLHVHTPILTTSDCEGAGEMFQVTTLFSQAQKLEAELKENPVPTQADIDAAKIVAKEKGDTVAQLKSAQATKQEISTAVSDLKKAKQDVLTMEERSKLKPGIPRREDGSVAFEKDFFKCPAYLTVSGQLHLETLACALGDVYTFGPTFRAEHSHTSRHLAEFWMVEAEFAFANLQDDMNYAESYVQYLCKWLLDHCQEEIEFMVKSHDKDAMERLKLVSSTPFERISYTKAVEILKDADRKFDNKVEWGIDLASEHERYLTEVVFKKPVIVFNYPKGIKAFYMRLNDDEKRVAAMDVLVPKVGELIGGSQREERLDVLEQRILDSGLPLERYDKYMDLRRYGSVRHSGFGMGLERMILFATGLDNIKDVIAFPRYPGRADL